In Desulfosediminicola ganghwensis, a single window of DNA contains:
- a CDS encoding acetyl-CoA C-acetyltransferase has protein sequence MKDVVIVSGKRTAIGAYSGTLKDTPVVDLGAAVLKETLKSAGLRPVTSEECSRFAPEPLAGAGKIELEQQYDDYDAGLQSIEIDQVIMGNVLGAGQGQNVGRQAMIRAGIPKETSATTVNKLCASGIESVALATNAIRCGDADVILAGGMESMSRVPYGLGTARWGQRMGDGKMIDLMVFDGLYETFYGYHMGMTAENIAAKYGISRQEQDEIGALSHQRAMAAIKTGIFEDEIVPIVIPQRKGDPVIYKVDERPMETSAEKMGRIRPAFIKDGTVTAGNASGINDAAAALLLMSADKAKELGLTPLVKIKAHSTAGLDPAYMGLGPIPAVRKLMAKEGLTISDFDSLELNEAFAVQAMACMRELGCDIEKTNVYGSGISLGHPIGCTGSRILVTLMGQMKRKNQSLGLASLCIGGGMGMAMVLENC, from the coding sequence ATGAAAGACGTTGTAATTGTGAGTGGTAAACGAACTGCAATTGGTGCCTATAGCGGCACCCTTAAAGACACACCTGTAGTCGATCTTGGCGCGGCAGTACTGAAAGAAACCCTGAAATCCGCTGGGCTTCGACCAGTCACGAGTGAAGAGTGTAGCAGATTTGCTCCAGAGCCTCTGGCTGGTGCAGGGAAGATTGAACTTGAGCAGCAGTATGACGATTATGATGCCGGGCTGCAGTCCATTGAGATCGATCAGGTCATCATGGGCAATGTGCTTGGTGCAGGTCAGGGACAGAATGTCGGCCGGCAGGCCATGATCCGGGCCGGTATCCCCAAAGAGACCAGCGCAACTACCGTGAACAAGCTGTGTGCTTCCGGCATAGAGTCGGTGGCGCTGGCAACCAACGCCATTCGTTGCGGTGACGCTGATGTCATTCTGGCAGGCGGCATGGAATCCATGAGCAGGGTGCCGTATGGTCTTGGCACCGCTCGCTGGGGACAGCGGATGGGTGACGGCAAGATGATTGACCTGATGGTTTTCGATGGTCTTTACGAAACGTTTTACGGTTACCACATGGGGATGACGGCAGAAAATATCGCTGCCAAGTACGGCATCAGCCGCCAGGAACAGGATGAGATCGGTGCCCTGAGTCATCAGCGGGCCATGGCGGCGATTAAGACCGGCATCTTTGAAGATGAAATTGTGCCGATTGTCATTCCCCAGCGAAAAGGCGACCCGGTTATTTACAAAGTCGATGAGCGGCCCATGGAGACCAGCGCAGAAAAAATGGGCAGGATTCGTCCCGCTTTTATAAAGGATGGCACAGTAACCGCTGGTAATGCGTCCGGCATCAATGATGCGGCGGCAGCGCTGCTGCTGATGTCTGCCGATAAGGCCAAAGAGCTTGGGTTGACTCCACTGGTGAAGATCAAAGCACATTCAACAGCGGGTCTTGATCCGGCCTATATGGGGCTCGGCCCTATTCCGGCCGTTCGTAAGCTGATGGCAAAGGAGGGTCTGACGATTTCAGATTTCGATTCCCTGGAGCTGAACGAGGCCTTTGCCGTGCAGGCCATGGCCTGTATGCGTGAGCTGGGCTGTGATATTGAAAAGACCAATGTCTATGGCAGCGGTATTTCTCTTGGTCATCCCATTGGTTGTACCGGTAGCCGCATATTGGTGACTCTGATGGGCCAGATGAAGAGAAAAAATCAGTCTCTCGGGCTGGCGTCGCTCTGTATCGGTGGTGGTATGGGCATGGCCATGGTATTGGAGAACTGTTGA
- a CDS encoding SDR family NAD(P)-dependent oxidoreductase, with translation MLQVKDSVAVITGGSGGIGRALAEGWLKEGGKVVIADVQEEALQAAERELKEIGDGVASIICNVTQEEDNTRLAEFAIERFGAINLVAPFAGITGDGLMIKTDRETGKVVGKMSLEKFQRVIDINLTGVFLTVRECVEQMVNHNSKGLVCLVSSTGSLGTAGQINYSSSKAAMAVMPKVLTAEFFRRNLADKIRCMAVAPGYVGTAMVKSIDERIIGKIIEQVPIGRLIEPEEVVSLIRELYVNEAMAGETVFIHGGLRLGSKG, from the coding sequence ATGCTTCAGGTAAAAGACTCCGTTGCAGTCATAACCGGCGGGAGTGGCGGGATTGGCAGGGCATTGGCTGAAGGTTGGCTGAAAGAAGGCGGCAAGGTTGTTATAGCAGATGTGCAGGAGGAGGCACTTCAGGCGGCAGAACGCGAGTTAAAAGAGATCGGCGACGGCGTTGCCTCCATTATCTGCAATGTCACTCAAGAGGAAGATAACACCAGGCTTGCCGAGTTTGCCATTGAGCGCTTTGGGGCGATTAATCTGGTGGCTCCTTTTGCCGGAATCACCGGAGACGGCCTGATGATAAAAACTGATCGGGAAACGGGTAAGGTGGTGGGCAAAATGTCTCTCGAGAAGTTTCAGAGGGTCATAGATATAAACCTTACAGGGGTGTTTCTGACGGTTCGTGAATGTGTTGAGCAGATGGTGAACCATAACTCGAAAGGTCTGGTATGTCTGGTATCTTCCACCGGTTCTCTGGGCACGGCAGGCCAGATCAACTATTCATCGTCCAAAGCGGCGATGGCGGTGATGCCAAAAGTGCTTACTGCTGAATTTTTCAGGAGAAATCTGGCCGATAAAATTCGTTGCATGGCAGTAGCGCCTGGTTATGTGGGCACAGCCATGGTAAAAAGCATAGACGAGCGAATTATCGGTAAAATCATCGAGCAGGTGCCGATTGGCAGGTTGATAGAGCCGGAGGAGGTCGTGTCATTGATAAGAGAGTTATATGTCAATGAGGCGATGGCTGGGGAAACGGTATTTATTCACGGTGGTTTGCGGCTCGGATCGAAGGGGTAG
- a CDS encoding sigma-54 interaction domain-containing protein, protein MNCTKRLKAFERIFEHIHGGAAVIDPGGLITHFNEPYGRFLGVDPKGQIGRHITDVVENTRMHIVARTGKAEMNESQSIKGQNMLVQRIPIKENGKVIAVFGQVVFKDIRDVGKLAQKLSELESKVRIYQKELNSLRSTKYTFDSIIGESDGIIQLKKEALKAAATNLSVMISGESGTGKELFAQAVHSESFRKCRPFIRLNCAAIPKDLMESELFGYGKGAFTGARPTGKAGKFELADTGTLFLDEIGDLPLEMQPKLLRVLEEKEFERVGSNRMIHSDFRLIAASNQNLEEMVDRGEFRADLYYRLSVVPLHIPPLRERGRDVLLLAHHMLEQNLDEVTGAGLRFSNEAEELLLKHNWPGNARELHNVVERTMATCEESLITPADLPLYLHKNTIGSATIQHSLLKEVVARAEKSAIVDALKMTAYNKAKAADMLGIHRTLLYKKARKYSIPLTPG, encoded by the coding sequence ATGAACTGTACGAAGAGATTGAAGGCTTTCGAGAGAATTTTCGAACATATCCACGGTGGTGCGGCAGTTATTGATCCAGGCGGCCTCATAACCCATTTCAACGAGCCATATGGCCGTTTTCTCGGGGTAGACCCTAAAGGCCAGATTGGTAGGCATATTACCGATGTCGTAGAAAACACGCGGATGCATATTGTGGCGCGAACCGGTAAGGCTGAAATGAACGAGAGCCAGTCTATCAAGGGGCAGAATATGCTGGTCCAGCGTATTCCAATCAAGGAGAACGGCAAGGTAATTGCGGTTTTCGGGCAGGTTGTCTTTAAGGATATCCGAGATGTCGGCAAGTTGGCGCAAAAACTCTCGGAGCTGGAGTCAAAGGTTCGTATTTATCAGAAGGAGCTGAACTCTCTACGTTCCACCAAGTATACGTTTGACTCTATAATTGGTGAAAGTGATGGTATCATCCAATTGAAGAAAGAGGCCTTAAAGGCAGCGGCTACAAATCTTTCTGTTATGATTTCGGGTGAATCAGGAACCGGTAAGGAGCTTTTCGCCCAGGCAGTTCACAGTGAAAGCTTCAGGAAATGCAGACCCTTTATCAGGCTGAATTGTGCGGCAATCCCCAAAGATTTAATGGAATCTGAGCTGTTTGGTTATGGCAAGGGTGCTTTTACCGGTGCCAGGCCGACCGGCAAGGCCGGTAAGTTTGAGTTGGCTGATACCGGGACTCTGTTTCTGGATGAAATTGGCGATTTGCCGCTTGAAATGCAGCCCAAGCTGTTGAGGGTACTGGAAGAGAAGGAGTTTGAGCGGGTTGGCAGTAACCGCATGATACACTCGGATTTCAGGCTGATCGCGGCGAGCAATCAAAACCTTGAGGAGATGGTGGACCGAGGCGAATTCAGGGCTGATCTCTATTATCGCCTGAGTGTTGTGCCGCTGCATATCCCACCCCTGCGTGAGCGCGGCAGGGATGTCCTGTTGCTTGCTCATCACATGCTGGAGCAGAACCTTGATGAAGTGACTGGTGCCGGGCTCAGGTTCAGTAACGAGGCAGAGGAACTGCTCCTCAAGCATAATTGGCCGGGTAATGCGAGGGAATTGCATAATGTGGTTGAACGGACGATGGCCACCTGTGAGGAGTCGTTGATTACTCCGGCAGATCTTCCACTTTATCTGCATAAAAATACCATTGGGTCCGCGACAATTCAGCATTCACTGTTGAAAGAGGTGGTGGCCCGGGCTGAGAAGAGTGCAATTGTAGACGCCTTGAAGATGACTGCGTATAATAAAGCGAAAGCTGCAGATATGTTGGGAATTCACCGGACTTTACTCTACAAGAAGGCGCGCAAGTATAGTATCCCCCTCACGCCTGGTTAG
- a CDS encoding TRAP transporter large permease — protein sequence MSPEILTVAMFATLILAITLGHPLAYTLAAVATLFGLIDNGFDVAGLFDMFANNCWGLMNNYVLVAIPLFILMAQLLDRSKVADELFETLYVVLGGLKGGLGLAVVVVCTVFAATTGIIGASVVAMGLLATPALMKKGYQKEMSAGIICAAGTLGILIPPSIMMVVYGGLTGLKETSVGNLFAGAIFPGLLLAGLYFTYILVRCTINPQLGPPIAKEEASKWTAGQKMLLTLKSLIPPMALILAVMGTILAGVATPTEAAALGAFGALILAIANKKFSWQVMKDSAHATMSTTAMVMMLFIGGKFFSTVFLSMGGGDVVADVLVGSGMNRYAVLLIMMGIVFLMGMFIDWAAILLVTVPIFMPIAMELEFDPLWFSLLLCVNLQTSFLTPPFGYALFYFKGVAPEGYTMGHIYRGIMPFVFLQIIGLLILAVFPGIITWLPSVFFGG from the coding sequence ATGAGCCCGGAAATTCTTACAGTGGCCATGTTTGCCACACTTATACTTGCGATTACTTTAGGGCATCCGCTTGCCTATACCCTGGCGGCGGTGGCCACTTTATTTGGTTTGATCGATAATGGGTTTGATGTTGCAGGCTTGTTTGACATGTTTGCCAACAACTGCTGGGGGCTGATGAACAATTATGTTCTGGTGGCCATCCCTCTGTTCATACTCATGGCTCAGTTGCTCGATCGCTCCAAGGTTGCCGATGAACTGTTTGAGACGTTGTACGTCGTACTCGGCGGCTTAAAAGGCGGTCTGGGGCTTGCGGTGGTCGTGGTGTGTACTGTTTTTGCAGCAACTACCGGTATTATCGGCGCTTCAGTTGTAGCCATGGGCCTGCTTGCCACACCGGCCCTTATGAAAAAGGGGTATCAGAAGGAGATGTCGGCTGGTATCATCTGCGCCGCTGGAACCTTGGGTATTTTGATCCCGCCCTCGATCATGATGGTTGTCTACGGTGGCCTGACCGGACTGAAAGAGACATCGGTCGGTAACTTGTTTGCCGGAGCCATTTTTCCCGGCCTGCTGTTGGCTGGGCTCTATTTCACATACATTCTGGTGCGTTGTACCATTAATCCTCAGCTTGGTCCGCCTATTGCCAAAGAAGAGGCTTCTAAATGGACGGCTGGTCAGAAGATGTTGCTGACCCTGAAGTCCCTCATTCCGCCGATGGCCCTGATTCTTGCTGTTATGGGTACTATCCTGGCTGGTGTGGCGACTCCTACAGAGGCAGCTGCACTTGGTGCCTTTGGTGCGTTGATACTGGCGATCGCCAATAAAAAGTTCAGCTGGCAGGTGATGAAGGACTCTGCCCATGCCACCATGTCGACCACGGCAATGGTTATGATGCTGTTTATCGGTGGTAAATTTTTCAGCACCGTTTTCCTTTCCATGGGTGGCGGTGATGTGGTTGCAGACGTTCTGGTCGGTTCGGGTATGAACCGGTACGCAGTGTTGCTGATTATGATGGGCATAGTCTTTTTGATGGGCATGTTTATCGACTGGGCGGCGATTCTGCTGGTTACCGTGCCGATCTTTATGCCGATCGCCATGGAGCTGGAGTTTGATCCCCTTTGGTTCTCGCTATTGCTCTGTGTAAATCTGCAGACCTCATTCCTTACCCCGCCGTTTGGTTATGCCCTCTTCTACTTTAAAGGTGTAGCACCAGAGGGGTATACCATGGGCCACATCTACAGAGGTATTATGCCGTTTGTTTTCCTGCAGATAATCGGTTTGCTTATTCTGGCGGTGTTCCCGGGTATTATTACCTGGCTGCCATCGGTATTTTTCGGGGGTTGA
- a CDS encoding TRAP transporter small permease subunit, translated as MFSKISRGIDTFSTKQGELTSMLIIPLLVVVLYEVLMRYGFNTPTSWGFEVTAFLYGMHYMFGISYTDVKNGHVRVDIFTSLASKKVQAAISALTTLVLFLPVMTCMTIWSGKFAWYSIEGLERNSTSWAPVIYPYKIVMALCFLFLLLQGISNLIKDLQVFFDKSEER; from the coding sequence ATGTTTTCAAAAATCTCCAGGGGCATCGACACCTTCAGCACCAAACAGGGTGAACTGACATCGATGCTGATTATACCCCTGCTGGTCGTTGTTCTCTATGAAGTGCTGATGCGTTATGGCTTCAATACACCGACCTCTTGGGGCTTTGAAGTGACAGCGTTTTTGTATGGTATGCACTATATGTTCGGTATTTCCTATACCGATGTGAAAAACGGGCATGTTCGTGTTGATATTTTCACCTCACTGGCTTCGAAGAAGGTGCAGGCTGCGATCAGCGCCCTGACAACCTTAGTACTTTTCCTGCCGGTGATGACGTGTATGACCATCTGGTCTGGCAAGTTCGCCTGGTACTCTATCGAGGGACTTGAGAGAAATTCCACCAGCTGGGCTCCGGTGATCTACCCTTACAAAATTGTTATGGCGCTCTGCTTTCTGTTTTTACTGTTGCAGGGTATCTCTAACCTCATAAAAGACTTGCAGGTTTTCTTTGATAAAAGTGAGGAGCGGTAA
- a CDS encoding TRAP transporter substrate-binding protein: protein MKKLFAGALTACLAVGLTMGSADAAKREKFGVDERHKVAKRVNFKPSDEKIRWKMVMPWSKGLLFYDVAVHFADSVRLASAGRLDIKPFSAGELVPAMQSFDAVSKGSAQVGHDWPGYWKGKNEAFVAFASVPFGLDAEGYNIWLQEKGGTEMMQEIYGQFGLYALPGGQLGQEMGLFSNKRATKMEDFKGMRLRTPGWYMDIMNNLGASVTPLPGGEVYLALERGVIDAAEFSSPAINYPMGFDEITKYAIQPGVHQPAIQCALFFNQEAWESLPDDLKWIVKIAAAETQAWSYNWVNSLNAEAIKRFSEKVEIVKMDKETLIEFRKVAKTYIDSVKEKHPDVKKVMDSQEAFIEEFSIWREARGGATPWPYETYISGQINE from the coding sequence ATGAAAAAGTTATTTGCAGGTGCATTGACAGCATGTTTGGCGGTTGGCCTGACTATGGGTTCAGCAGATGCCGCAAAGCGTGAAAAGTTTGGGGTTGATGAGCGCCATAAGGTGGCAAAGCGGGTGAATTTTAAGCCGTCTGACGAGAAGATTCGCTGGAAGATGGTAATGCCTTGGTCCAAAGGACTTCTTTTTTATGATGTCGCTGTTCACTTTGCCGACAGTGTTCGCCTGGCCTCTGCCGGTCGCCTGGATATCAAACCTTTTTCCGCTGGAGAGCTTGTTCCTGCAATGCAGTCTTTTGACGCCGTTTCAAAAGGTTCTGCCCAGGTTGGTCACGATTGGCCAGGATACTGGAAAGGCAAGAACGAGGCTTTCGTTGCTTTTGCTTCCGTACCTTTCGGTCTTGATGCAGAGGGTTACAACATCTGGCTGCAGGAGAAAGGCGGCACCGAGATGATGCAGGAAATCTACGGTCAGTTCGGGCTCTACGCACTTCCAGGCGGTCAGCTCGGCCAGGAGATGGGGCTGTTCTCCAACAAGCGCGCGACCAAGATGGAAGATTTTAAAGGCATGCGTCTTCGTACTCCTGGTTGGTACATGGATATCATGAACAACCTGGGCGCTTCCGTTACCCCGCTGCCGGGTGGTGAAGTTTACCTTGCGCTTGAGCGTGGTGTTATTGATGCAGCAGAGTTCTCTTCACCGGCAATCAACTACCCAATGGGTTTTGATGAGATCACCAAATACGCAATTCAGCCGGGTGTCCATCAGCCGGCAATCCAGTGCGCCCTGTTCTTTAACCAGGAAGCCTGGGAAAGCCTGCCGGACGATCTGAAGTGGATTGTGAAGATCGCAGCTGCGGAGACCCAGGCGTGGTCATACAACTGGGTAAACTCCCTGAACGCAGAAGCTATCAAGCGGTTCTCTGAGAAAGTTGAGATTGTGAAGATGGACAAAGAGACTCTCATTGAATTCCGTAAGGTTGCAAAAACCTACATCGACTCTGTTAAAGAGAAGCATCCTGACGTGAAGAAGGTCATGGATAGCCAGGAAGCATTCATTGAGGAATTCTCCATATGGCGTGAGGCCCGCGGTGGTGCAACTCCTTGGCCGTATGAGACCTACATCAGTGGTCAGATCAACGAGTAA